In Kangiella koreensis DSM 16069, a single window of DNA contains:
- the rimO gene encoding 30S ribosomal protein S12 methylthiotransferase RimO produces MATNPVSNTQSHLNKTANKVGFISLGCPKALVDSERILTQLRTEGYDIVPTYEDADIVVVNTCGFIDAAKQESLEAIGEALNENGKVIVTGCLGAQENDIREIHPGVLSVSGPAQYEQVLTAVHEHLPPKSEHDPFVDLVPPQGIKLTPRHYAYLKISEGCNHKCSFCIIPSMRGKLVSRPVGQVLDEAERLVKAGTKELLVVSQDTSAYGVDKKYAMDFWQGQPVKTRMKDMCEALGQLENVWVRLHYVYPYPHVDDIIPLMAEGKILPYLDIPFQHASPRILKLMKRPGDINNVLERIQKWRDICPDITIRSTFIVGFPGETEEEFQELLDFLEVAQLDRVGCFKYSPVEGASANELPAPVPEKVKEERLARFMAVQEAISAKKLQQKVGKIMTVLVDELYEDCALARSSADAPEIDGKVIIDEGFENLKEGQFVEVTIEAADQHDLFASVNS; encoded by the coding sequence ATGGCTACAAACCCTGTTTCTAACACCCAGTCCCATCTCAATAAAACCGCTAACAAAGTAGGCTTTATCAGCCTAGGCTGTCCAAAGGCTTTGGTCGACTCAGAACGAATCCTAACCCAATTAAGAACTGAAGGTTATGATATTGTTCCAACCTATGAAGATGCCGATATTGTCGTGGTCAACACCTGTGGTTTTATTGATGCCGCCAAACAGGAGTCATTAGAAGCTATTGGTGAAGCCTTGAATGAAAACGGCAAGGTGATTGTTACTGGCTGCCTAGGAGCTCAAGAAAATGATATCCGCGAAATTCACCCAGGCGTATTGAGTGTCAGCGGTCCAGCGCAATACGAACAGGTTTTAACTGCAGTACACGAACACTTACCACCAAAAAGCGAGCACGATCCTTTTGTCGATCTGGTACCACCACAAGGTATAAAGTTAACGCCTCGCCATTATGCTTATCTGAAGATTTCCGAAGGATGTAACCACAAGTGCAGCTTCTGTATCATTCCATCAATGCGTGGCAAGTTAGTTAGCCGTCCAGTCGGGCAAGTACTAGATGAGGCAGAAAGGTTAGTTAAAGCTGGTACTAAAGAGTTATTGGTAGTATCTCAAGACACCAGCGCTTATGGTGTTGACAAAAAGTATGCCATGGACTTTTGGCAAGGTCAGCCGGTCAAAACACGCATGAAAGACATGTGCGAAGCACTGGGCCAATTAGAAAATGTTTGGGTGCGCTTGCACTATGTTTACCCTTATCCACATGTCGATGACATTATTCCATTGATGGCAGAAGGAAAAATTCTTCCTTATCTGGATATTCCTTTCCAACATGCCAGCCCAAGAATTCTTAAACTAATGAAACGTCCTGGCGATATTAATAATGTATTGGAGAGAATTCAGAAGTGGCGTGATATTTGCCCTGACATAACCATTCGTAGTACCTTCATTGTGGGCTTCCCGGGTGAAACCGAGGAAGAGTTCCAGGAGTTATTAGACTTCCTTGAAGTTGCGCAATTGGATCGTGTTGGTTGTTTTAAATACTCGCCAGTGGAAGGGGCATCAGCTAACGAATTACCTGCTCCTGTTCCTGAAAAGGTTAAGGAAGAACGCCTAGCTCGCTTCATGGCTGTTCAGGAAGCCATTAGTGCTAAGAAACTACAACAAAAGGTTGGAAAGATTATGACGGTTCTGGTCGACGAGCTATATGAAGATTGTGCGTTGGCACGCTCGAGCGCCGATGCTCCAGAGATCGATGGAAAAGTTATCATTGATGAAGGATTTGAAAATCTTAAAGAAGGACAATTTGTTGAGGTGACTATCGAAGCAGCAGATCAGCACGATCTGTTTGCGTCAGTGAATTCATAA
- the secF gene encoding protein translocase subunit SecF yields MSFLNEDTNYDFLKVRKFAFALSAILIIASIVSFFTKGLNYGLDFTGGTLVEVSYEQDADLQKVRQQLTEIDINGAVVQNFGSAKVVQIRMPQQDHIENAQVSDVVLATLASDGSKVTKRDQSFVGPVVGEELKEQGGLAMIVALICIMIYVALRFEWKFSVGSVAALAHDVIIVVGFFSITSVEFDLTVLAALLAVIGYSLNDTIVVFDRIRENFLLMRKATPEEVINNSINLTLSRTVMTSLTTMLVLLALFFFGGQTIHSFAEALIVGILVGTYSSVFIASPTTLALGITKEDLMPPEIEKEGEEFDAP; encoded by the coding sequence ATGAGTTTTTTAAATGAAGATACTAATTATGATTTCCTCAAAGTCCGCAAGTTCGCGTTTGCGCTTTCTGCAATTTTAATTATTGCTTCGATAGTGTCCTTTTTTACCAAAGGGTTGAACTACGGGTTGGACTTTACTGGTGGTACTTTGGTAGAAGTCAGCTATGAGCAAGACGCAGATTTGCAAAAAGTTCGCCAACAACTAACTGAGATTGATATCAATGGTGCTGTAGTACAGAATTTTGGTTCAGCCAAAGTTGTACAAATTAGAATGCCTCAGCAGGATCACATTGAAAATGCGCAAGTTAGTGACGTGGTTCTTGCCACGCTTGCCAGTGATGGTTCAAAAGTAACTAAGCGTGATCAGTCATTTGTTGGTCCGGTTGTTGGTGAAGAGCTAAAAGAGCAGGGCGGACTAGCCATGATAGTGGCTCTTATCTGTATTATGATTTATGTCGCGCTGCGCTTTGAGTGGAAGTTCTCAGTCGGTTCTGTAGCTGCATTAGCGCACGATGTTATTATCGTGGTGGGCTTCTTCTCAATTACTTCGGTTGAGTTTGACCTGACAGTTTTGGCGGCATTGTTGGCGGTAATTGGTTATTCGCTGAATGATACCATTGTTGTGTTTGACCGGATTCGAGAAAATTTTCTCTTGATGCGCAAGGCAACGCCTGAAGAAGTAATCAATAATTCTATTAACTTAACCTTGTCACGTACTGTTATGACCTCGTTAACGACGATGTTGGTGTTGTTAGCCTTGTTCTTTTTTGGTGGCCAAACCATACATTCATTTGCAGAGGCCCTTATTGTAGGTATTTTGGTGGGTACCTATTCTTCGGTATTCATAGCAAGTCCAACGACTCTTGCATTAGGTATTACTAAAGAAGACTTAATGCCTCCTGAAATAGAGAAAGAAGGTGAAGAGTTTGACGCTCCCTAA
- the tgt gene encoding tRNA guanosine(34) transglycosylase Tgt produces MQFKLNTTDGMARRGEITFERGTIQTPAFMPVGTYGTVKSMTPEEIKEIGAEIILGNTFHLMLRPGTDIIEMHGDLHDFMHWDKPILTDSGGFQVFSLGKLRKITEQGVEFRSPVNGSKVFLSPEEAMEVQRKLGSDIVMIFDECTPYPATESEARESMELSMRWAKRSKVAHEAKNKAALFGIVQGGMYPHLRKESLAGLTEIGFDGYAIGGLSVGEPKDEMLNVLDNLTGEMPQDKPRYLMGVGKPEDIVEAVRRGVDMFDCVMPTRNARNGHLFTSTGVVKLRNSHNKTDTGPLDEACDCYTCTNYSRAYLHHLDKCNEILGAKLNTIHNLRYYQNLMSGLRKAIETGTLCDFVEDFYTKQGKPVPSLNK; encoded by the coding sequence ATGCAATTTAAATTAAACACAACGGATGGAATGGCACGTCGCGGTGAAATCACCTTTGAGCGTGGCACTATTCAAACCCCAGCCTTTATGCCTGTTGGCACCTATGGCACCGTCAAGTCGATGACTCCCGAAGAGATAAAAGAGATTGGTGCGGAAATTATTTTAGGCAACACTTTCCACCTTATGCTTCGTCCGGGCACCGACATTATTGAGATGCATGGTGATCTACATGACTTTATGCACTGGGATAAGCCAATCCTGACTGACTCTGGTGGTTTTCAGGTATTTAGTCTTGGCAAGTTACGTAAAATTACTGAGCAGGGCGTAGAATTCAGATCGCCTGTCAATGGCTCTAAAGTTTTTTTAAGTCCTGAAGAAGCTATGGAAGTACAGCGTAAACTGGGGTCGGATATTGTTATGATTTTCGACGAGTGTACGCCTTATCCGGCAACTGAATCTGAAGCTCGTGAATCAATGGAGCTTTCGATGCGTTGGGCCAAACGCAGTAAAGTTGCTCATGAAGCCAAGAATAAAGCAGCGCTGTTTGGGATCGTGCAGGGCGGTATGTACCCACATTTACGTAAAGAATCACTAGCAGGACTTACTGAGATTGGTTTTGATGGTTATGCCATAGGTGGTTTGTCGGTAGGCGAGCCGAAAGATGAAATGCTTAATGTGCTTGATAACCTAACTGGTGAGATGCCACAGGACAAGCCTCGTTACTTGATGGGCGTTGGCAAACCCGAAGATATTGTTGAAGCAGTACGTCGCGGTGTCGACATGTTCGATTGTGTGATGCCAACTCGTAATGCTCGAAATGGCCATCTTTTCACCAGTACAGGGGTTGTAAAACTGCGTAATAGCCACAATAAAACGGATACTGGCCCGCTGGATGAGGCCTGTGATTGCTATACCTGTACAAACTATAGCCGTGCATACCTACATCACCTGGATAAGTGTAATGAGATATTGGGCGCTAAGCTCAATACCATTCACAATTTACGCTACTATCAAAATCTGATGAGCGGATTGCGAAAGGCGATTGAAACAGGTACATTGTGCGACTTTGTTGAAGATTTTTATACGAAACAGGGCAAGCCTGTTCCGTCATTAAATAAATAA
- the queA gene encoding tRNA preQ1(34) S-adenosylmethionine ribosyltransferase-isomerase QueA: protein MRLEDFHFDLPDELIARYPTEQRSASRLLCLDGQSGAVEHKHFYELVDLLNPNDLLVFNDTRVIPARLFGQKVTGGKLEILIERLDSDVEAIAHVRSNRTPKPGSEFVLENGFKVLITGRKEALFALQLQEGDWQTVMTAVGHMPLPPYIDRADELSDKERYQTVYSKVDGAVAAPTAGLHFDDALLEKIGNKGIDSTFVTLHVGAGTFSPVRVENITEHKMHSEWFEVSQEVCDKVNAARAKGGRVIAVGTTSVRCLESASANGYIQPHMGETDIFIYPGYQFRSVDALITNFHLPESTLMMLVSAFAGKDHIMNAYNEAVKEAYRFFSYGDSMFIHQINTESRLVETSGTAGSDSLRETHDAI from the coding sequence ATGCGTTTAGAAGATTTTCATTTCGATTTACCCGATGAGCTGATTGCTCGTTATCCTACCGAACAACGTTCTGCCAGTCGTTTACTGTGCCTTGATGGTCAAAGTGGTGCTGTTGAGCATAAGCATTTCTATGAGCTGGTCGATCTGCTTAATCCTAATGACTTATTGGTTTTCAATGATACTCGCGTCATTCCGGCTCGCTTGTTTGGCCAGAAGGTCACGGGTGGCAAATTAGAGATTTTGATTGAGCGTCTGGACTCGGATGTTGAGGCGATTGCTCATGTCCGCTCTAATCGTACACCAAAACCAGGTTCAGAATTTGTCTTAGAAAACGGCTTTAAAGTGTTGATTACAGGGCGTAAAGAGGCTCTTTTTGCTTTGCAGCTACAAGAGGGCGATTGGCAAACGGTGATGACCGCTGTGGGCCATATGCCATTGCCACCTTATATTGACCGAGCGGATGAACTATCCGACAAAGAGCGCTATCAGACGGTTTACAGCAAGGTTGATGGCGCTGTTGCGGCGCCTACTGCAGGTTTGCACTTTGATGATGCACTGCTTGAGAAAATTGGTAACAAGGGTATTGATTCGACTTTTGTTACTTTGCATGTTGGCGCTGGTACTTTTAGCCCTGTTCGGGTTGAGAACATCACTGAACATAAGATGCACTCGGAATGGTTCGAAGTTTCGCAAGAGGTGTGTGATAAGGTCAATGCGGCGCGGGCAAAAGGCGGGCGAGTGATAGCGGTTGGCACTACTTCCGTGCGCTGTTTAGAGTCAGCTTCGGCCAACGGTTATATACAGCCACATATGGGTGAAACGGATATATTTATTTATCCTGGCTATCAGTTCCGTTCAGTCGATGCGTTGATTACTAACTTTCACTTGCCGGAATCCACGCTAATGATGCTTGTCAGCGCTTTTGCCGGCAAAGATCATATTATGAATGCTTATAACGAAGCGGTGAAAGAAGCTTACCGTTTTTTCAGTTATGGCGACTCAATGTTTATTCACCAGATCAACACTGAATCAAGACTAGTCGAAACAAGCGGAACTGCTGGTTCTGACAGTTTAAGAGAGACTCACGATGCAATTTAA
- a CDS encoding CAP domain-containing protein, whose amino-acid sequence MLRISLLVLLLLSIHLEAKEDSYKSCGLNDKARELAKLIVTNKDQKRPILQCSALLAEVADKKAKEMAKEGKVSHDGPGGTPDVRLMRAGYPLSLPRSVVGNNHVESVMGGATYAEEVLDYFANSYAHRIHIFGEHPFYLEQFEIGVGHAEEWYSPHIDYWVVYIAKAERLTIEYGDREPLKETKYLGVYKK is encoded by the coding sequence TTGCTAAGGATTAGTCTTTTAGTTTTACTACTATTGTCTATTCATCTAGAGGCGAAAGAGGATTCTTATAAGTCCTGTGGGCTTAATGATAAAGCGAGAGAACTGGCTAAACTGATAGTAACCAATAAAGATCAAAAGCGTCCAATTTTACAATGTAGTGCATTATTAGCGGAGGTGGCTGATAAAAAAGCTAAGGAAATGGCTAAAGAAGGAAAAGTTTCACATGATGGTCCAGGTGGCACTCCCGATGTTCGGTTAATGCGAGCTGGCTATCCATTATCCTTGCCGAGGTCTGTAGTTGGTAATAATCATGTTGAATCGGTAATGGGTGGGGCAACATATGCTGAGGAAGTGCTGGATTATTTTGCGAACTCTTATGCCCACCGTATACATATATTTGGTGAGCATCCGTTTTATCTGGAGCAATTTGAGATTGGTGTAGGTCATGCTGAAGAGTGGTATAGTCCGCATATTGACTATTGGGTGGTATACATTGCAAAAGCAGAAAGACTAACCATTGAGTATGGTGATCGAGAGCCACTCAAAGAAACTAAATATCTTGGTGTATATAAAAAATAG
- a CDS encoding GspH/FimT family pseudopilin: MPIKVKGLTLIELIVTLSIATLVSFIAAPSMLKFIEKQKVSSDLLKVKSIIETARNHAISNNSPIRICGLENIPIKPEQNDIDCQRDWTRLNVFTLERSKKPELIHTHHLDGNYEQILWSSFQRKAYLQLQPNGFTNHQNGTLYLCHNRHQSLHRALSISKSGRVTIHDATDSIIQKCDN; this comes from the coding sequence ATGCCTATCAAAGTTAAAGGACTAACTTTAATAGAACTCATAGTCACTCTTTCAATCGCTACCCTCGTTAGTTTCATAGCAGCTCCTTCTATGCTCAAGTTTATAGAAAAGCAGAAAGTAAGTTCAGATTTATTGAAAGTTAAAAGTATTATAGAAACTGCCCGCAACCATGCAATTTCAAATAACAGTCCCATCCGTATTTGTGGTCTAGAAAATATCCCTATAAAACCTGAACAAAATGATATTGATTGTCAAAGGGACTGGACTAGGCTCAATGTTTTCACGCTTGAAAGGTCTAAAAAGCCAGAGCTTATCCATACTCATCACTTAGACGGAAACTATGAGCAGATACTATGGTCCTCTTTTCAAAGAAAGGCCTATTTGCAACTTCAGCCTAATGGTTTTACCAATCATCAAAATGGAACACTTTATCTTTGCCATAATCGGCATCAATCACTGCACAGAGCGCTTTCCATTAGCAAGAGTGGGCGTGTAACAATACATGATGCTACAGACTCAATTATCCAAAAGTGCGACAATTAA
- the secD gene encoding protein translocase subunit SecD, producing the protein MFTDQSNQRLLPINTYPKWKYVLILFVVAISLLYAAPNIYGEDPAVQLSALRDATISEQQVEQIEAAWQQEGLASKAIERDGEKLVIARFQSNEEQLQAQEIANKILNPSLENQSYVVALNLAPATPDWLSSLGGKPMKLGLDLRGGIHFLMQVDMEQAMARQQEQLRRDFIESLTAEKPSIRGRVETIDNGLVISFRNQDDAERAFSVLYQNYIDRIDINLAEQNNRPVVRATFNQTKLQAIQDNAIDQNRLILSNRVNSLGVAEPLIQRQGSDRIVVQLPGVQDSALAKRILGATATLEFRLVNHEADIVAAQQGRVPAGSKLFESERGPIVVFDEVQVSGDHLTDAFSSFHPQTNQPIVSVRLDGEGGARMLRTTTANRGNSLAMILKESVPVFEIKDGKRELVKSSVVETLVSAPRINGAFGTDFFIEGPDFTPANTKDLATQLRSGALIAPTFIVEERTIGASLGAENIEKGINSVIIGFSLVVLFMLLYYKAFGVVANIALIFNVVTIVAVMSIMGATLTLPGIAGIVLTVGMAVDANVIIFERIREELRHGTGVAQAIDKGYSQALSTIADANITTAIAAIILYAVGTGPIKGFAITLFIGILTSMFTAILVSRGIINLIYGRGKKPSKLWI; encoded by the coding sequence ATGTTTACTGATCAATCCAATCAAAGATTGCTACCTATCAATACCTACCCTAAGTGGAAGTATGTACTGATACTTTTCGTTGTCGCAATTTCTCTTCTTTATGCAGCCCCCAATATTTACGGTGAAGACCCAGCTGTTCAATTATCGGCTCTTCGTGACGCTACAATCTCTGAACAGCAGGTTGAGCAAATTGAAGCCGCTTGGCAGCAAGAGGGCTTGGCATCAAAGGCAATCGAACGTGATGGTGAAAAGCTGGTAATTGCTCGATTCCAGTCCAACGAAGAGCAGTTACAAGCCCAAGAAATCGCAAATAAGATTCTGAATCCATCTCTTGAAAATCAGAGCTATGTTGTGGCCCTTAATTTAGCCCCAGCGACACCAGACTGGTTATCCTCTCTTGGCGGCAAGCCAATGAAACTTGGTCTTGACTTGCGCGGCGGTATCCATTTCCTGATGCAGGTGGATATGGAACAGGCTATGGCTCGTCAGCAAGAGCAGTTACGACGTGACTTTATTGAGTCATTAACTGCTGAGAAGCCTTCGATTCGCGGTCGAGTTGAAACGATTGATAACGGTTTGGTGATCAGTTTCCGCAATCAAGATGATGCTGAGCGTGCATTTTCAGTTTTATACCAAAATTACATCGATCGTATTGACATTAATTTAGCAGAGCAAAATAATCGTCCGGTTGTTCGAGCTACTTTTAATCAAACTAAACTACAAGCCATTCAAGATAACGCGATTGACCAGAACCGTTTGATTTTAAGTAACCGTGTAAACTCTTTAGGTGTTGCTGAACCCTTAATTCAGCGCCAGGGCAGTGACCGAATAGTAGTTCAACTACCTGGTGTTCAGGATTCAGCCTTAGCAAAACGAATTCTCGGCGCAACGGCAACACTTGAATTCCGTTTGGTTAATCATGAAGCGGACATCGTTGCTGCACAACAAGGTCGTGTTCCAGCTGGCAGTAAGCTTTTCGAATCCGAGCGTGGGCCGATCGTTGTGTTTGATGAAGTTCAAGTTTCTGGTGACCACCTAACTGATGCTTTTTCAAGCTTTCACCCACAAACTAATCAACCAATCGTTTCAGTACGCCTTGACGGTGAAGGTGGGGCGAGAATGTTACGTACCACTACAGCTAATCGTGGCAATTCTCTTGCCATGATTTTAAAAGAGTCAGTACCTGTTTTTGAGATCAAAGACGGTAAACGAGAGTTAGTTAAATCCAGTGTAGTAGAAACTCTAGTTAGTGCGCCTCGTATAAACGGAGCATTTGGTACGGACTTCTTTATCGAAGGGCCAGACTTCACTCCTGCAAATACCAAAGATTTAGCCACTCAACTCCGCTCAGGCGCCTTAATTGCTCCGACCTTTATTGTTGAAGAGCGTACTATTGGGGCATCGCTGGGTGCGGAAAATATTGAAAAGGGTATTAACTCGGTCATTATCGGTTTTTCGCTAGTAGTCCTGTTTATGCTGTTGTATTACAAAGCATTTGGTGTGGTTGCCAATATCGCGCTGATATTTAATGTAGTCACCATTGTCGCTGTAATGTCGATTATGGGAGCAACCCTAACTCTACCAGGTATCGCAGGTATCGTGTTAACAGTCGGCATGGCGGTTGATGCAAATGTCATTATCTTTGAGCGTATTCGTGAAGAGCTTCGTCATGGTACAGGTGTTGCTCAGGCCATTGATAAAGGTTATTCACAAGCCTTATCAACCATTGCAGACGCCAATATTACTACTGCCATTGCTGCCATCATTCTCTATGCGGTTGGTACAGGTCCTATTAAAGGTTTCGCAATTACCTTGTTTATAGGTATCTTGACCTCAATGTTTACCGCAATCCTGGTCAGCCGAGGAATCATAAATCTGATTTATGGTCGCGGCAAAAAGCCAAGCAAATTGTGGATATAA
- the yajC gene encoding preprotein translocase subunit YajC: protein MFLATAAPQGGGLMSFLVMFVPLILIMYFMMIRPQQKKMKQHKEMVSSLEKGDEVMTTGGILGRISKIKDDFIVVSISDGIEIKFQKAAIAQTLPKGTIKSIDE from the coding sequence ATGTTTCTAGCAACTGCTGCACCACAAGGTGGTGGTTTAATGAGCTTCCTTGTGATGTTCGTCCCTTTGATTCTTATTATGTATTTTATGATGATTCGTCCTCAGCAAAAAAAGATGAAGCAGCATAAAGAAATGGTTTCTAGCCTGGAAAAAGGCGATGAAGTCATGACCACTGGCGGTATTTTAGGCCGCATAAGCAAGATTAAAGATGATTTCATTGTTGTAAGCATTTCTGATGGTATCGAAATCAAGTTTCAAAAAGCAGCCATCGCACAAACTTTGCCAAAAGGCACAATAAAGTCAATCGACGAATAA
- the ppnN gene encoding nucleotide 5'-monophosphate nucleosidase PpnN, translated as MNQIAQSQYIDTEITAESGLELLTNDEIQRLSEHTTGNDYELFKKCTLAVLNSTNITDDISVIQEQLDHFNIEVMQLNKGVKLKIKNAPSGAFVDGVMIQGLKEQVFSVLRDIVFLKQELENNSRIDFNSSSGCTNAIFHILRNAKALKPGIDPNMVVCWGGHAIPHHEYEYTKEVGYRLGLREQNIITGCGIGAMKGPMKGALVGHSKQRITRGRYIGITEPGIIAAESPNPIVNELIIMPDIEKRLETFVRMGHSFVVFPGGVGTAEEILYILGILLHPENHHIPFPLIFTGPAESADYFTQIDRFIGNTLGSEAQAKYQIIVDDPVKVARSVQAGVTEVREYRKKVQDAYHFNWQLHIDWDFQESFDPTHQNMASLNLHPEQPLHLLAANLRKAFSGIVAGNVKEKGIAEVKKHGPYQLDGNKDIMRELDELLKAFVAQKRMKLDYERYTPCYELKK; from the coding sequence ATGAATCAAATCGCACAATCACAATATATAGACACTGAAATTACCGCAGAGTCAGGACTAGAATTATTAACTAATGACGAAATTCAAAGACTCAGTGAACACACCACAGGCAACGATTACGAACTCTTTAAGAAATGCACCCTAGCAGTCCTTAATAGCACCAATATCACTGACGATATTAGCGTTATTCAAGAACAACTTGATCACTTCAATATTGAAGTCATGCAACTCAATAAGGGCGTTAAGTTAAAAATTAAAAATGCACCATCTGGTGCTTTTGTTGATGGAGTAATGATTCAAGGATTGAAAGAACAGGTTTTTAGTGTCCTTAGAGATATTGTCTTTTTAAAGCAGGAACTGGAGAATAATTCGCGAATCGACTTTAACTCAAGCTCTGGCTGTACTAATGCAATCTTTCATATTTTGCGTAACGCAAAAGCATTAAAACCAGGTATAGATCCAAATATGGTGGTTTGCTGGGGAGGTCACGCTATCCCCCACCATGAGTATGAGTACACCAAAGAGGTTGGTTATCGACTTGGCTTGCGAGAGCAGAACATTATTACAGGTTGTGGTATTGGCGCAATGAAAGGCCCAATGAAGGGCGCTCTGGTTGGGCATTCAAAACAACGGATCACACGAGGGCGATACATAGGTATTACAGAGCCGGGGATCATAGCTGCGGAATCTCCAAACCCTATCGTCAACGAACTGATTATCATGCCCGATATTGAAAAGAGACTTGAGACATTCGTGCGTATGGGTCATAGTTTTGTGGTGTTTCCAGGTGGCGTTGGAACGGCCGAGGAGATTTTGTATATTTTGGGAATCTTGCTTCACCCTGAAAATCATCACATCCCTTTCCCGTTAATTTTTACTGGGCCGGCTGAATCAGCAGACTACTTTACCCAAATTGACAGGTTTATAGGCAACACACTAGGGTCAGAAGCTCAGGCCAAATATCAAATCATCGTCGATGATCCTGTCAAAGTAGCACGAAGCGTACAGGCTGGTGTTACTGAAGTAAGAGAGTACCGAAAGAAAGTGCAGGATGCCTATCACTTTAACTGGCAATTACACATTGACTGGGACTTCCAGGAGAGCTTCGACCCAACCCACCAGAACATGGCTAGCCTGAACCTCCATCCTGAACAACCCTTACATCTGTTGGCTGCCAATTTACGCAAAGCCTTCTCAGGTATCGTTGCCGGCAATGTCAAAGAAAAAGGTATTGCTGAAGTTAAGAAACATGGCCCCTATCAATTAGATGGTAACAAAGACATCATGCGAGAGTTGGATGAATTATTAAAAGCTTTCGTCGCACAAAAACGCATGAAACTCGATTATGAGCGTTATACTCCTTGTTATGAGTTGAAAAAGTAA
- a CDS encoding mechanosensitive ion channel family protein encodes MAEQSNKPQETDTSSSLAEQTLGNIEAYLPDFIIPLWEKLQTNPWILSIIVLVLGFFVAKGVQWFIRSLIMKIAEKTPGDFDDKLAPLLSKTAFSFIFFLTLIIAIEALDLSESIDTFLKRFVVSILILSLMSKLLKATKLVLNALANSKNRFKFVEERTIPILDISSKILIVGAALYFLILSWGIDPTAWLASAGIIGIAVGFAAKDTLANLFSGFFIVADSPYKLGDYIILDAAERGRVTHVGIRSTRLLTRDDVEITIPNSVIGNAKIVNESGGPWEKTRIRVDVGVSYDSDLEFVHDVLMELVDDRDDIANNPAPRVRYRAFGASSIDLQLMAWINYPEQKGMITHKLIMDIHKTFREKGIEIPYSKHDLYVKEFPIAKD; translated from the coding sequence ATGGCTGAACAGTCGAACAAACCTCAAGAAACTGATACTTCAAGCTCTCTTGCGGAGCAAACGCTGGGCAATATAGAGGCCTACCTGCCCGATTTTATCATCCCCTTATGGGAAAAGTTGCAGACCAACCCTTGGATTTTATCGATCATAGTATTGGTACTTGGCTTTTTTGTTGCCAAGGGTGTGCAGTGGTTTATTCGATCGCTAATAATGAAAATTGCTGAAAAAACCCCCGGTGATTTTGATGATAAGCTGGCTCCGCTTCTTAGCAAGACTGCCTTTAGCTTTATTTTCTTTTTAACCCTTATTATTGCAATAGAAGCTCTGGACTTATCTGAGTCAATTGACACTTTCCTGAAGCGTTTTGTTGTTTCAATTTTGATCTTGTCTTTGATGTCTAAATTACTCAAAGCTACAAAATTAGTACTCAATGCTCTAGCTAATAGTAAAAACAGGTTTAAATTCGTCGAAGAAAGAACTATTCCAATTCTCGATATATCATCGAAGATTTTAATAGTCGGTGCTGCGTTATACTTCTTGATTCTTTCCTGGGGAATTGATCCAACAGCTTGGTTAGCCTCTGCTGGTATCATTGGTATTGCCGTCGGTTTTGCGGCTAAGGATACTCTGGCTAATCTCTTTTCGGGCTTCTTTATTGTTGCTGACTCGCCCTATAAATTAGGAGACTACATCATTCTAGACGCCGCTGAACGGGGTAGAGTCACCCATGTGGGCATTCGTAGTACACGATTACTGACGCGTGATGATGTTGAGATTACTATTCCAAATTCAGTTATTGGTAACGCAAAAATTGTCAACGAAAGCGGAGGCCCTTGGGAAAAAACTCGTATTCGTGTTGATGTTGGTGTTTCATACGACTCCGATCTTGAATTTGTTCACGATGTATTGATGGAGCTAGTTGATGACCGAGATGATATTGCTAATAACCCTGCACCTAGAGTTCGTTATCGTGCTTTCGGTGCTTCAAGTATTGATCTTCAATTGATGGCTTGGATTAATTATCCTGAGCAGAAAGGTATGATTACGCATAAATTGATTATGGATATTCATAAAACCTTTAGAGAGAAGGGGATCGAGATTCCGTATTCAAAGCACGATTTGTATGTGAAGGAGTTTCCGATTGCTAAGGATTAG